From the Hordeum vulgare subsp. vulgare chromosome 1H, MorexV3_pseudomolecules_assembly, whole genome shotgun sequence genome, the window TTAAAATTGTCATTGGTCTATGTGTTAAGATTAATGTTGATTTGTGAATCGGGTGTTGTTCTcatgcatgtatgacatgaacttGCTCTAaaatcatatactccctccgattCATATTACCTTTTGCTCAGTGGATGTATCAAGCACTAAAATATCTTTAGATACAACTTTGAGCGACAAGTAAGATGGATCGATACATTCAtttgagcaacaagtaatatggtTCATCGACGAGTAAGATATGATACTTTTTTCCCTgtttatttttgaaacatttatggttcatcatgtaacaaccatAAACAATCATATTATTATTGAActttttttctattattttaaATGACATTGCTTGTGCCTTGCGACAGTGTATGGCCCTTAATCAATTGCACGCCTGATAAAGTTTACCGTTTGGGGGCTGTTTAGtatgttcttatttttcttttttgtaccTTTTCTGTGTCTACCATGTTTATTTGTACAATACTTAGTCATATCATAAGTCCTATGAAGTTTGCATTAGAGAAAAGAAACATTATGGAATATTTGATTCTATTttgactactccctccattcctaattatagatttttttaatttttgaataTAAATCACATATGGatcaaaatgagtaaatctacactctaaaaatgtctatatgcatccgtatgtagTGCATAGAATTCttcaaaaagacttatatttaggcacGGAGGGAGTATACAGACAATAAATATCCCGTATGTTCTTTACGGAGAAATTCACCATGTTGATTGCCTTGGATGTGTGATTTTTGCTAATTATGTGCAGGGAATTTTCTGTGTACGGTTATTCGTGCGTCGCACGTGCATGCTTACTAGTTTGGTAAAGGAAAAGTGTTAGATTCATCCGCCTGCCTGAATTCGCAGCGCTTGATTCCCTCGCTCGTGAACCACCCAGTGTTGTTATCTCCAAGGTACTACACCACCCGTTGCAAAACTGAAGGTCAAACGTCGAAAAGCTTTCGAAGCAGAGGCAGTATCATATCATAATAACTTGCAGACACCGCGGTTACTAAAATTCACACAAACAAAAGAGCATCATCAACTCCAAGCTCCATCCATGCCATTATGAAAATGCTCAATCCAACTAAGCACCCCATTTTTattatcaatacaaaccaaacccATGGCCCTGGGCAGGTGGAAAGGCAGTAGCTAGTTTCAAAGTTAAGGGCGCATTTGTATGTTTATTTACGAGGAGggtcttgctgctgctgctgcggcgtcggcctcctccttcttcttcttcaggtcCTCAAACTTGTCGATGGTGACCTGCAGCTCGTCGGTGCTGCCCACCGCCCACATGGTGTAGTAGTACACCCCGAAGACGAACCCCGTCAGGCCGCCCGCCACCACCAGGTTCTTCGTCTTGGGCGCCAGGCTGCCGAACCCTGCCATCGAACGACGACtaggttgctgctgctgctgctgctgcaggagAAACATGTGGAAAATGTTAGTACATGTAGTTACCAATCCAAGGTGCAAAAACATGAAAAATGGTCCTCTGGGCAACTCGAAATACGGTCTCTACACTTCCAAACTGGGCCTTGCAGGGACAGTTTGAAGATGTACAGATTCTACAATCTGACTCCCCTCTGGTGCTTATACAGTCTGGCACTCAGCAGCTCTGCGGCAATTGATGATTTCCGCCACAGCAAGAAGGAAAAGCAGGGGTTACCGGCGAGTAGCCTCCCAATCTGAAGCAGATACTGTCTGTACATCACAAGACGGCCTGCCGAGGCATCCTCGAGCCATACAAAGCACTCTCGCAAGCACTAGAACACGGGACCTGAACAATCGCCAAGGCCTGTCTACCTGCTGCTGGGACTTGCCGGAGAAAATGATGCACTGACCCCAGAAATAGAGACAATGTTGcgaaactaatccctacagatatgcGTGAGATGTCTTGGGTAAAGAATTCATAGGAAACAAATGCAAACATCCTATAATTACAGACCCTGCTCAGCTCAATTGTTCCTGTTTTGTTTTTGCCTAAGCTGGGTGCAGAAAAGGGAGCTCCCTTTCGATGCAGCACATGTAGcttgaaaggggggggggggggggagaaaacATGTACACATCGCTCCGCACAAGCGTTTGAAAGACACAACGCAATTTGTCGTGGCGGGTACTTAGTGGAGTTCGAATGCAGCGGACGTACTGAAATCAAGTTGTGCTGCTACCCGGAGGTATAGAAGATTTTGGTGTATAGGAGTATATATATAGCATAATTGTACATGGACAGATTTCTTCCATGGCTGCTGGCCTGTCCTCTGGTGCATTACAGGACCATGTCCTTGTGCCGAAATCTCGATTTCAAGATCATCAAATGTTCAGTTCGATTAACTAGCTACATGGCGACACGGGATGGTGATCATCAGTTAACTACTTGCAGGTTCACTGGTTGCAGGTTGGATCGCAAGGGCAGGAAAATCTCCCAGCGACCGGCCGTGGAGCTCGGCGACGGCAGAGGGGTCTCTATGGGTGACCGAGCGGCTGGCGTCCGTAGAGCTCCACGCCGTACACGGGATCGAGGCTCGGGGTCCGGAAGAATCCAATCCACGGGCAAGATTCTACCTTGAGCTCCTTCGCACCTAGGACATGGTCGTGCTGGTGAAAGAAGGGGGCGGGTGAATCGGAGCTGAGCGGATAGGGCGTACCTGACTGGTGGGCAGAAGAGTCGGAGCAGgaaggaggcggcgacggcgacggcgacggcgacggcggcagggCAGGAGGAGAACGGGAGGAATGGAGGAGCGGCGGAAGGGGAAAGTCGGTCGATCTTGGTTGGTAGTCTGGTCTGGGCTGGGCTGGGCTGCTGTGGTGGGCTTCGGCGGCAACTCGTTTTGGCCCACTgccaaaataaaaggaaaatatcTTCAAATCAATCTCAGGgtgcctcccccctctctctctctctcaaaaaaaaagGTCAAATTCCACAGGCATTGCAGCATCCAGGACCCATCCTAACCTCCAAGCATAATAACAGAAATTACACACATCTGGAATTGAAGAAACTACGTGCATGCATTCTTTAGCAGCTGCACAAACcagaaacatgtactccctccgttcctaaatacaagtctttttagatgtttcactaaaagactacatacggatgtatatagacacactttagagtgtaaattcattcattttgctatgtatgtagtctcctagtttgaatccctaaaaagacttatatttaggaaattTTGCtatgtatgtagtctcctagtttgaatccctaaaaagacttatatttaggaaattTTGCTATGTATGTAGTTTCCTAGTTTGAAtccctaaaaagacttatatttaggaacggatgaagTAGGTACCAACATCACCACGTCCCCTCCCAGTTTTGCTTAACCAGACAAGAGCAAATTCTCAATCACAAGCAACATATACCTACTAAACAAACTgatgcaaaaaacaaaaaaaaatgccaGAAAGGCATGCAAACTGGGCACGGCCAGGTCCAAACACATCACTTGTTATTATTGATACATGATAACAATAAGGTCAAAGCGCTGCATGTTTGAGgaaacaaagaaagaaaaaaaagcatgGGTTGCTACGGTCCTTTCCTTGTGATCGGTCCATGGCCGCACCAAAGTCCTGCATGCTACCTTTACCTGGACCAGCAGCCGGCTTCCATGAAGGCCGTCGGTCAGTCGCGGGACAGCTGGGCCTTCGGCTTCTTCGGCACGGTCCGATACCCTGCCTTGGTGGGCTTCCCCCAGGGCGACACCGACGGCCTGCCGCCCTTGGTGCGCCCCTCACCTCCTCCATGGGGATGGTCCACCGGGTTCATCGCCACACCACGGACGACCGGCCGCCTGCCCAGCCACCGGCTGTGCCCTGCCTTCCTCAGCTTCCGCGCGCCGTGGGTCGGGTTGGAGACGATGCCGATGGTGGCCCGGCACCGCGAGTCTATCAGCTTCTCGACGCCCGACGGCAGCCGCACAAGGCACTGCGTGGCCGACTCCTTGACCACCTTGGCGTACGCTCCAGCGGCCCGGACGAGCTTCGCGCCCTGGCCGTGACGCAGCTCGATGCTGTGCACCCACGTTCCCATGCGGATGTCGGACAATGGCATGCAGTTTCCCACCTTGGAGTTGAGGTCCAGCAGATCGGCAGGCATGAGCGGTGCTGCTGTGGTGACCGCAGCATCCTTTGCTTGGTCATCAGTGCCCTCTTCG encodes:
- the LOC123427365 gene encoding 60S ribosomal protein L2, mitochondrial-like, which produces MQKFKTLAKALTGKTVTAGRNSSGRITSFHRGGGSKRSLRDIDLKRNNCSVGIVERIEYDPNRSSRIALLRWIEGVPQKDAAYKAERAPVNYIIASHQMEPGSMVVNSDSSKPSTTGSLMRPAHNADSFLRFQELFRKASQGEEGTDDQAKDAAVTTAAPLMPADLLDLNSKVGNCMPLSDIRMGTWVHSIELRHGQGAKLVRAAGAYAKVVKESATQCLVRLPSGVEKLIDSRCRATIGIVSNPTHGARKLRKAGHSRWLGRRPVVRGVAMNPVDHPHGGGEGRTKGGRPSVSPWGKPTKAGYRTVPKKPKAQLSRD